A single region of the Rattus rattus isolate New Zealand chromosome 8, Rrattus_CSIRO_v1, whole genome shotgun sequence genome encodes:
- the LOC116906838 gene encoding olfactory receptor 145-like: protein MVILKRMVLTNGSLVTEFILLGLTDNPDLQIPLFLVFLVMYTITAFGNLTLILLTVLNTHLHTPMYFFLFNLSFIDLCYSSVVTPKMLMNFVLKENIIGFAGCMTQLYFFCFFVISECYVLTAMAYDRYVAICNPLMYNVAMSPKVCSYLMLGSYLMGFFDAMIHTGCILRLTFCDGNTINHYFCDLLPLMQLSCTSTYVNEVEIFIVGGKDITVPSIIIFISYGFILSNILQIKSNVGRSKAFNTCSSHIIAVSLFYGSGAFMYLKPSSAGSLNEGKVSSVFYTIVVPMMNPLIYSLRNKDVKLALRKTLSTKMF from the coding sequence AAGAATGGTCCTCACAAATGGCTCTTTGGTAACAGAATTCATTCTCTTGGGATTAACAGATAACCCTGACCTCCAAATACCCCTGTTCTTAGTTTTCCTAGTTATGTATACGATCACTGCTTTTGGGAACTTGACCTTGATCCTTCTAACTGTGCTGAACACTCACCTTCACACCCCtatgtactttttcctctttaactTGTCTTTCATAGACCTCTGCTATTCTTCTGTTGTTACACCCAAAATGCTGATGAACTTTGTACTAAAGGAGAACATTATTGGTTTTGCAGGCTGTATGACTCAACTCtacttcttctgtttttttgtcaTCTCTGAATGCTACGTCCTGACAGCAATGGCCTATGATCGTTATGTCGCTATTTGCAATCCACTCATGTATAATGTTGCCATGTCCCCTAAAGTCTGTTCTTATCTTATGCTTGGTTCATATTTGATGGGATTTTTTGATGCCATGATCCATACTGGCTGCATCCTGAGACTGACCTTCTGTGATGGGAACACCATCAACCACTACTTCTGTGATCTTCTGCCTTTGATGCAGCTCTCCTGCACAAGCACCTATGTAAACGAGGTAGAGATTTTCATTGTAGGGGGGAAAGATATCACTGTACCCAGTATTATCATCTTTATTTCTTATGGCTTCATCCTCTCTAATATCctccaaataaaatcaaatgtggGCAGATCTAAAGCCTTCAACACCTGCAGCTCCCATATAATTGCTGTTTCCCTGTTTTATGGGTCAGGTGCATTTATGTACCTAAAACCCTCCTCAGCTGGATCTTTGAATGAGGGGAAAGTGTCTTCTGTCTTCTATACCATTGTGGTCCCCATGATGAACCCTTTAATCTACAGCTTGAGAAACAAAGATGTTAAACTTGCCCTGAGAAAAACTTTGAGCACGAAAATGTTTTAG